A window of the Nitrospirota bacterium genome harbors these coding sequences:
- a CDS encoding efflux RND transporter permease subunit, producing the protein MGTIGIAGRIAKTFIQSKLTPLIVIASLILGVFAVVVTPREEEPQIVVPMIDVFVSYPGASPKEVEERVTKPMEKFLWEIKGVEYVYTISRPGMSMAIVRFYVGENMEDSLVKLYNKLMSNYDKIPPGVSQPFVRPKSIDDVPIATFTLWSERYGGYELRRIAVEVCDELKKDQDIAEFTVIGGQRRQMRISLEPSRLSAYGITPLQITDMLRKANFVLPAGAFPSKNRELVVDAGSFLRSAEEVGSVVVGVYNGSPVYLRDVAAVTDGPEEPANYVFMGFGPAYNRIGASENTPAHRQYEAVTIAIAKKKGTNATHIAERALEKIEAIRGGVIPSDVQITTTRNYGETAKEKSDELLEHMLIAAISVTILIALALGWRESLVVAVAVPVTLALTILVNYMYGYTLNRVTLFALIFSIGILVDDAIVVVENIHRHFKMGRVDTDTAVAAVDEVGNPTILATFTVIAALLPMAFVSGLMGPYMRPIPVGASAAMLISLLIAFIISPWLSYIVLKGTRKEESAREDRDESRIIGALNHVYEKNLRGLLESKRKRFFGLLLVLGLLGAAFLLVPLKFVTVKMLPFDNKSELQVIIDMPEGSTLEQSAAVTRAIGDYLETVPEVTHYQSYIGTAAPFNFNGLVRHYFMRSGSTMADIQVNFVSKDRRKAQSHEIAKRLRPEIKRIGDAYHARIKVVEIPPGPPVLSTLVAEIYGPDFDRQLAIARTVREVFEKTPGVVDVDWYVEDDQKKIVFDVDKEKAAYHGISTDAVARTLGVALGGSVAGLAHIEKDKEPVELFLRTPLAERAGTDDLRELTLPSSSGNLVPLSELVTVKEGIEDKTIYRKNLKRVVYVTGDVAGTEESPVYAILKMKETINTIRLPEGYAMQQYSAVQPWLEDRYAMKWDGEWHITYEVFRDLGIAFAAVLILIYVMVVGWFRSFIVPLVIMAPIPLSLIGILPGHALMGAFFTATSMIGFIAGAGIVVRNSIILVDFIELKLAEGVPLKEAVVQAGIIRFRPMLLTAAAVVVGSSVILFDPIFQGMAISLMAGEVAATLLSRTMVPVLYYVYKNRESGKAKG; encoded by the coding sequence ATGGGAACCATAGGGATCGCAGGCAGGATCGCAAAGACCTTCATCCAATCGAAGCTGACGCCGCTGATCGTCATCGCCTCGCTGATCCTCGGCGTCTTTGCGGTCGTCGTTACGCCTCGCGAAGAAGAGCCCCAGATCGTCGTGCCGATGATCGACGTCTTCGTCTCCTATCCCGGCGCCTCGCCGAAGGAGGTCGAGGAGCGGGTCACCAAGCCGATGGAAAAGTTCCTCTGGGAGATCAAGGGTGTCGAGTACGTCTATACCATTTCGCGCCCCGGCATGAGCATGGCGATCGTGCGTTTCTACGTGGGCGAAAATATGGAGGACAGCCTCGTCAAGCTCTACAACAAGCTGATGTCCAACTACGACAAGATCCCTCCCGGCGTATCGCAGCCCTTTGTTCGGCCGAAGTCGATCGACGATGTCCCGATAGCGACCTTTACGCTCTGGAGCGAACGCTACGGCGGCTACGAGCTGCGGAGGATCGCCGTCGAGGTCTGCGACGAGCTGAAGAAGGACCAGGACATAGCGGAATTCACGGTCATCGGCGGACAGCGGCGGCAGATGCGGATCAGCCTGGAGCCCTCGCGGCTCAGCGCCTACGGCATCACCCCGCTCCAGATAACGGATATGCTCCGGAAAGCCAACTTCGTCCTGCCTGCGGGGGCGTTCCCTTCGAAGAACAGGGAGCTCGTCGTCGACGCGGGCTCCTTCCTCCGCAGCGCCGAGGAGGTGGGCAGCGTCGTTGTCGGCGTCTACAACGGGAGCCCCGTCTATCTCAGGGATGTGGCTGCGGTGACCGACGGCCCGGAAGAGCCCGCGAACTACGTATTCATGGGGTTCGGCCCCGCGTATAACCGTATCGGCGCATCCGAAAATACGCCGGCGCATCGCCAGTACGAAGCGGTGACGATCGCCATCGCCAAGAAGAAGGGGACCAACGCGACGCATATCGCCGAGCGGGCGCTCGAGAAGATCGAGGCGATCAGAGGGGGCGTCATTCCTTCGGACGTGCAGATCACCACCACGAGGAACTACGGCGAAACGGCGAAGGAAAAGTCGGATGAGCTCCTCGAGCACATGCTCATCGCCGCCATCTCGGTCACCATACTCATCGCCCTCGCCCTCGGCTGGAGGGAGTCGCTCGTCGTAGCGGTGGCAGTGCCGGTCACGCTCGCGCTCACCATACTCGTCAATTATATGTACGGGTACACCCTGAACAGGGTGACGCTCTTTGCGCTGATCTTCTCGATCGGCATCCTCGTCGATGATGCCATCGTCGTGGTAGAGAATATCCACCGCCACTTCAAAATGGGGAGGGTCGATACCGATACGGCGGTGGCTGCCGTCGACGAGGTCGGCAACCCGACCATCCTCGCCACCTTCACGGTCATCGCCGCCCTCCTCCCCATGGCCTTCGTCTCGGGTCTCATGGGCCCCTATATGCGCCCCATCCCGGTCGGGGCCTCTGCAGCGATGCTCATCTCCCTGCTCATCGCCTTCATCATAAGCCCCTGGCTGAGCTACATCGTGCTGAAGGGGACCAGGAAAGAGGAGTCCGCGCGTGAGGACAGGGATGAAAGCAGGATCATCGGCGCGCTGAATCATGTCTACGAGAAAAACCTGAGAGGGCTTCTCGAAAGCAAGAGGAAACGCTTTTTCGGCCTGCTGCTCGTCCTGGGGCTCCTCGGCGCGGCCTTTCTGCTCGTGCCCCTGAAGTTCGTGACGGTCAAGATGCTTCCCTTCGATAACAAGAGCGAGCTGCAGGTGATCATCGACATGCCCGAAGGCTCCACGCTCGAGCAGAGCGCGGCAGTGACCCGCGCCATAGGCGACTACCTCGAGACCGTCCCCGAGGTGACGCACTACCAGTCCTATATCGGCACTGCAGCGCCCTTCAACTTCAACGGCCTGGTGCGGCACTACTTCATGCGTTCGGGAAGCACCATGGCCGATATCCAGGTGAATTTCGTTTCGAAAGACAGGCGGAAGGCGCAGAGCCACGAGATCGCAAAACGCCTCAGGCCCGAGATCAAGAGGATCGGCGATGCCTACCACGCCCGCATAAAAGTCGTCGAGATTCCGCCGGGCCCCCCGGTATTGAGCACCCTCGTTGCCGAGATCTACGGGCCCGACTTCGACCGGCAGCTCGCCATTGCCCGGACCGTCAGGGAGGTCTTCGAAAAGACCCCCGGCGTGGTGGATGTGGACTGGTACGTCGAGGACGACCAGAAAAAAATCGTCTTCGACGTGGATAAGGAGAAGGCGGCATACCACGGCATAAGCACCGATGCCGTAGCCCGGACCCTCGGGGTCGCCCTCGGAGGGAGCGTGGCAGGACTCGCCCATATCGAGAAGGACAAGGAGCCGGTCGAGCTCTTCCTCAGAACGCCCCTTGCGGAACGGGCCGGGACCGACGATCTCAGGGAGCTGACCCTGCCCTCGAGCTCGGGGAATCTCGTACCCCTCTCCGAGCTCGTCACGGTGAAAGAGGGCATAGAGGACAAGACCATCTACCGGAAAAACCTGAAGCGGGTCGTCTACGTCACCGGCGATGTAGCGGGCACCGAGGAGAGCCCGGTCTACGCCATACTGAAGATGAAGGAGACGATCAACACCATACGACTGCCTGAAGGATACGCCATGCAGCAGTATTCGGCGGTGCAGCCCTGGCTCGAAGACCGGTACGCGATGAAATGGGACGGCGAATGGCATATCACCTACGAGGTGTTCAGGGACCTCGGTATCGCCTTTGCCGCGGTGCTGATCCTCATCTACGTCATGGTGGTGGGATGGTTCCGCTCCTTCATCGTCCCCCTCGTCATCATGGCGCCGATCCCGCTCTCGCTCATCGGCATACTCCCGGGCCATGCGCTCATGGGCGCCTTCTTCACCGCCACCTCCATGATCGGTTTCATCGCCGGCGCAGGCATCGTGGTGAGGAACTCCATCATCCTCGTCGACTTTATCGAGCTGAAGCTCGCCGAGGGCGTGCCGCTCAAGGAAGCGGTGGTGCAGGCGGGGATCATCCGGTTCCGTCCGATGCTCCTGACCGCTGCCGCGGTCGTCGTCGGCTCGTCGGTCATTCTCTTCGACCCGATCTTCCAGGGCATGGCTATCTCCCTGATGGCGGGCGAGGTCGCGGCTACGCTGCTGTCGCGCACCATGGTGCCGGTTCTGTATTACGTGTATAAAAACCGGGAATCGGGCAAGGCGAAAGGATAG
- a CDS encoding YihY/virulence factor BrkB family protein, translated as MWSRINSGIVRLLWGKRLPARSRAGAFITELLQLLYVAVRDVYEGRLTLRATSLVYTTLLSLVPLIAVSFSVLKAFGVHNQLWPLLLRFFEPLGEKGVELSSRIIGFVENINVGVLGAVGLVFLVYTVISVIQQIEEAFNDIWKISRPRSFMRRFSDYLSVLLIGPVLVFSAMGITASVMSTSVVRWIVAFEPFGTVAYLASTIAPFILITAALTFFYSFIPNVKVHLRSALAGGIFAAVLWEASGWAYASFIASSARYSAIYSGFAIVILFMLWLYLNWLILLVGAEISFYHQHPQLLTPRKQLGLMSSRIKEALSLQVMILAGYNHYCNIPPWTRTSLMRHLGIPVAALADVLSILTQKRLLLETCDDPPLYLPARDIETITLKDIVTAVRTFGDDTVTSYGQRPVTAEADRIVREIDAAVSDTLEERTLKSVVLSCRDAHAGMRPGRMQTEELPVSS; from the coding sequence ATGTGGAGCCGGATCAATAGCGGCATCGTCAGACTATTGTGGGGGAAGAGACTTCCGGCGCGCAGCAGGGCCGGGGCGTTCATAACGGAGCTGCTGCAGCTGCTCTACGTGGCGGTCCGCGATGTCTACGAGGGCCGGCTTACCCTGCGGGCGACGAGCCTCGTCTACACCACACTGCTCTCGCTCGTTCCGCTCATCGCGGTGAGCTTTTCCGTACTGAAGGCCTTCGGCGTACACAACCAGCTGTGGCCGCTCCTGCTCAGGTTCTTCGAGCCCCTCGGCGAGAAGGGTGTCGAGCTCAGCAGCAGGATCATCGGCTTCGTCGAGAATATCAATGTCGGCGTGCTCGGCGCGGTCGGCCTCGTCTTCCTGGTATACACCGTCATTTCAGTCATTCAGCAGATCGAAGAGGCCTTCAACGATATCTGGAAGATCAGCAGGCCCCGCAGCTTCATGCGGCGGTTCAGCGATTACCTCAGCGTCCTCCTGATCGGCCCGGTCCTCGTCTTTTCCGCCATGGGCATCACCGCCTCGGTCATGAGCACAAGCGTTGTCCGGTGGATCGTCGCCTTCGAGCCCTTCGGCACCGTCGCCTATCTCGCGAGCACCATCGCGCCGTTCATTCTCATTACTGCGGCCCTCACCTTCTTCTACAGCTTCATACCCAATGTAAAGGTACACCTCCGCTCGGCCCTGGCAGGGGGCATCTTTGCGGCTGTCCTCTGGGAGGCGTCGGGCTGGGCATACGCCTCGTTCATCGCTTCGTCGGCGCGGTACTCGGCCATCTACTCGGGGTTCGCGATCGTCATTCTTTTCATGCTCTGGCTCTATCTCAACTGGCTCATTCTCCTGGTCGGCGCGGAGATATCGTTTTACCACCAGCATCCCCAGTTGCTCACGCCCCGGAAACAGCTGGGGCTCATGAGCAGCCGGATCAAGGAGGCGCTCTCGCTCCAGGTAATGATCCTGGCCGGCTACAACCATTACTGCAATATCCCTCCCTGGACCCGGACCTCGCTCATGAGGCACCTCGGCATCCCGGTCGCCGCTCTTGCCGACGTGCTCTCGATCCTGACACAGAAGCGGCTGCTCCTCGAGACCTGCGACGATCCCCCGCTCTACCTCCCTGCGCGGGACATCGAAACGATCACCCTTAAAGATATCGTCACCGCGGTAAGGACCTTCGGCGATGATACGGTGACTTCCTACGGACAGCGTCCCGTGACCGCCGAGGCTGACCGCATCGTTCGCGAGATCGACGCCGCGGTGAGCGACACCCTGGAAGAAAGGACACTCAAGAGCGTCGTCCTCTCCTGCAGGGACGCTCACGCCGGCATGCGCCCCGGCCGCATGCAGACCGAAGAGCTGCCGGTCTCTTCGTAA
- a CDS encoding efflux RND transporter periplasmic adaptor subunit has product MERGRNLRGLLFFISFWLLTPGFWLLTAGCSDKVGPGAVEVKRPVVTGVALTTITPATVDDFYETSGTVKAKTVSAVASRTMGTITAVRVREGDRVRAGQVLMTIDDRDMAQRVQAAERAVEAAQQQKALEDITYQRYRKLLDEKAVSRQEFDEVETRRTVAELGYERAKAQLREAQVGQGYARITAPTSGVVVEKKADAGSMAVPGVPLLVIEDTSSFTVEAQVDERLSGSLRAGMPVEVAIDATGQRLTGAVSEIVPAVNAQSRTFLVKSAIAGPALRTGLYAKVRIPVGAKEVIVVPQQAVVEKGQLTGVYTVDARGIVTYRLVRPGKKHGGMVEILSGIAPGERVITDGLERAVDGGIIQSTGQRVRSPEQR; this is encoded by the coding sequence ATGGAAAGAGGCCGGAATTTGCGAGGACTCCTTTTTTTTATTTCATTCTGGCTCCTGACTCCCGGCTTCTGGCTTCTGACAGCCGGCTGTTCGGACAAGGTCGGGCCCGGCGCGGTCGAGGTGAAGAGGCCGGTCGTTACCGGTGTCGCCCTCACGACGATCACCCCTGCGACAGTGGACGATTTCTATGAAACGTCCGGCACTGTTAAAGCGAAGACCGTAAGCGCCGTGGCGAGCAGGACGATGGGGACCATCACCGCCGTGCGGGTGAGAGAAGGAGACCGCGTAAGGGCAGGGCAGGTCCTGATGACCATAGACGACAGGGACATGGCACAGAGGGTGCAGGCTGCCGAAAGGGCGGTCGAGGCTGCGCAGCAGCAGAAAGCCCTCGAAGACATCACCTATCAGCGGTATCGGAAGCTCCTGGACGAAAAGGCGGTGTCGCGGCAGGAGTTCGACGAGGTCGAGACCCGCCGCACGGTGGCCGAGCTCGGATACGAACGGGCAAAGGCGCAGCTGCGGGAAGCGCAGGTGGGCCAGGGATATGCGCGCATCACCGCGCCCACCAGCGGCGTGGTCGTCGAGAAGAAGGCCGATGCAGGCAGCATGGCCGTGCCCGGCGTTCCCCTGCTCGTCATCGAGGACACTTCGTCGTTCACGGTCGAGGCACAGGTGGACGAGCGCCTCTCGGGCTCGCTGCGCGCAGGCATGCCCGTCGAGGTGGCGATCGATGCAACGGGGCAGAGGCTTACCGGAGCCGTCAGCGAAATCGTTCCCGCTGTCAATGCCCAGTCGCGCACCTTCCTGGTGAAGAGCGCTATCGCCGGTCCGGCGCTCAGGACCGGCCTCTATGCGAAGGTACGCATACCGGTCGGCGCTAAAGAGGTTATCGTCGTGCCGCAGCAGGCGGTCGTCGAAAAGGGGCAGCTAACGGGAGTCTATACGGTGGACGCCCGCGGCATCGTCACCTATCGCCTCGTGCGCCCCGGGAAAAAGCACGGCGGCATGGTCGAAATCCTCTCGGGCATCGCGCCGGGAGAGCGGGTGATAACGGACGGCCTCGAGCGGGCGGTGGACGGCGGGATTATACAGAGCACAGGGCAGCGGGTCCGGAGCCCGGAACAGAGATAA
- a CDS encoding DUF2892 domain-containing protein yields MYLAKTDDWYLERFVLLLAGLFTLASAVLAWVFSPYWLILTALVGFNLIVFALTGFCLMANILYRLGAKPRLQR; encoded by the coding sequence ATGTACCTGGCTAAAACCGACGACTGGTATCTGGAGCGGTTCGTCCTGCTCCTTGCCGGGCTCTTCACCCTTGCGAGCGCGGTCCTCGCGTGGGTGTTCAGCCCTTACTGGCTTATCCTGACAGCATTGGTCGGGTTCAACCTGATCGTCTTCGCCCTTACCGGGTTCTGCCTGATGGCGAATATCCTGTACCGCCTGGGAGCAAAACCGCGATTGCAACGATAA